In the Sebastes fasciatus isolate fSebFas1 chromosome 12, fSebFas1.pri, whole genome shotgun sequence genome, TCTTAGGCTCATTATGCACTGagtgatttaaaggtcccatatcatgctcattttcaggtccatacttgtattttatgtttctactagaacatgtttacatgctgtaatgtaaaaaacaacaactttattttcctcacactgtgCCTGAATATACTTGCATTTACACTCTGTCTGacacgctccgttttagtgcattatagaagtctatgagaaaatgagcctacttctcacttgatttattacctcagtaaacattgtaaacatgagttcatggtctcaatcgctagtttcaagtcttcttcaatacagcatgatgttcatttagtaaattatggtcccatttagagtcaaataataaagcagaggatgctttagggcggggctaccttgtgattgacaggtcgctaccacagcgttgtccggtctgggagttgtccgtgttttcgtcttacaactttaaccctttcacagtgtgttttccgTTCATCAAAGTTAAGTGTAACATTTTAGGTCacctaaaaacgtcttattcagcgttcggttttacttagctccaccctctggtatctgttctggttgcaaaaaaacaagatggtgacggacaaaatgccgaactcaaggcttcaaaacagcagtccacaaaccaatgggtgacgtcacggagactacgtccacttcttctatacagtctgtggGTTTTAATCAATCCTTGTAAAGAAAGTCGCATTTAAGATGCAGATTGATGGATTTGGTAACTGTCATGTTATAATAGTATTGCTGTTCTCATCCTAAAGTAGACAATAGATGGTTGGATATGTCAGTGTTCAGCAGTAAGACTTACTACATTTTTATGCATTTTGTCTTTTCAGTTGACATTGTCCTCTCTTCTCTGGAGCAGCTGAACAGCGCTGTGTTTTGAATTGTGCATGTTGTGCCTGTGTGCATTCGCCGAGTTTCATCACAAAGAGTGACCCTGTTGCCAGTGACATATTGTACTTGTTGGGATGTCAAAAATAGCCCAGGGATTCTGCTCTGCTCCTGCAGAACAGAGGCAGCACGCAAGAAACCGGAggatgagaggaaagagagagagagagagagagacaacaagGAACAAAAAAGCAAAAGTGCAAATCATATAAGACAGTAAACGGAATAAAATGAAACAGtgtacatgataaaaaaaaaaagtattaggAAAAAGACCGAGCAGCACTAGAAGTTGTTTAGTGAGTTATGGAATACTACTGATCCAAGATCGTCATGTTGCCAGTCTAGCTTTGTGTCAGCATGTTGTCCATGTTGACTTGTATGAATTAGTGCTGCTTGTGTGTTCATTTACCACtaacactacacgagaatcaagacgATTTTGGGCCTGATTACTCCCGACGATTGTCAGCAAAGCCCAGATTGTTTGTTgattctaaagattatctttccagatattcctgtggtgtgaggtgcattaagagtgttttttacatcccagATCGactcagaagtccatcctggatGCACAGATTTAAAATCGTAAATATTTAACATGTTCAACATTTACGATGGGgtctcctgttgtgtgtggggaatcCCGAGGACGGCCGATGACGCGGTCAAGTGGGAAAcaacgatagccaattgggaaccaagctgactgaagaaggaaggacaaccaccgtggctaatgcatgagctaatgcaaaacgcgaagcataaagtagtagtgagatggagctcagaaatggaggaccaacttgttgatttctggcaacaacacaagtgtttattttccGTTTTTTTAGTGGGGACtattgttgttcatgaatgaatctgtcagtgtgtggtgtgctgttttggccaaattgtcCTGTCTTGGTTTAGTTTGACTTGATTTAGTTTACTCTCTATCAGAAGGCCAGTTTCAGAGAAGGAAAGAGCTTTCTAAATCCCATTTTGGCACATATTGGATGTGATACCAAAGCACAGACTTGAGATCgtccatttccctcctctcaGCTGTGTGTTGGTGCATGTAGCATGCAGTGAGGAATAAAATGGCAAACTAATGAATTGATGTGAAACCTTAGCTGTAAGTTGGTTAAGCTACCCCTCAGATGGGTATTTAGCATGCTAGTTGCCTCGTGCTTGCAGGCAGCTGCTGGCCGTTAACTGTTGGTTTGATTTAGAGTCTCTCAATGACTCACTTGTTCTCTCAGTATGCAGATGAGCCGAGTTGAGAGCAATACTCTTGTTCTTTTTCTCTGTGCCTCCTCGCGGTGTAATTTGTCTTGACATACCCAGAGAGGGTGACAGGGGATGTAAGGTTAGGAAAATGTCTCATTTGTTCGCCAAGGTAAACAACCGCTATTCCCAAAGGTGAGAGCTGAAACCTGCTCCCGTGAATCACTGCATTGTATCGCTTACGTAAAGAGTACTGCAACATTATAGGCTCGACTATTGATTTGTTAATTATATCAGTGCTCTTTGGTGTCTCCTGCACTGTTAATCAGGTTATTATTTGCAATAatcagtagggctgtgtattggcaagaatctggcaatacgatacgtatcacgatacaggggttacgattcaatatattgtgatatattgcgatactgtaaggtGATATATTGGAAAACTATATTtgatttttcaatattttcttacaccccaaATAATCAGTTATGGTTTTAGCTTGACTTTATGATCAGTTTGTTCTAAACCTTATGTTCTTCTTTTCCCTTCCTCGCTTTCTCCTCACCTACCTTGCCCTATCCTCCCCGCTCCCCTGTGGTCAACCCTCATCTTACCCCTTTCCCAAGTTGCTGTCTGGTGTCGGATGTCTCGTCGCCTCCCTCTGAGGTCGGAGGCCAGCCGGAGTCGGGAGGTGGGTCCGCAGCGGCAGTGATGCGGGCTTCAGTGGCAGGCTGCAGGATGAGCGTGGGCGCGCTCCTTAACGGGCTGCTGGTCTCCGTGGTCGCAGCTCTGCTTTGGAAGTACTCCAAGCTGAACGAGCACGCCaccctgctggaggaggagctgcacaTGACCCGGCAGTCCCAGGAGCTCTCGCAGGCCCGCATCGACTACCACGTCGCCCTGCAGGCTCTTCAGGAACACGGCACCCGCATGGTCTGCACCGGCAAGATGCACACCGACCGCATCTGCCGCTTCGACTACCTCTGCTACTGCTCCGAGGCCGAGGAGTTTGTGTTCTTCCACTCCAATTCCTCCGTCATGTTGCCGAACCTGGGGTCGAGGCGCTTCCAACCTGCCCTGCTGGACTTGTCCTCAGTAGAGGATCACAACACCCAGTACTTCAATTTTTTAGAGCTCCCAGCTGCTGCTTTAAAGTTTATGCCTAAGCCCGTGTTCGTGCCAGATGTGACACTGATCCTAAACCGGTTTAATCCAGACAACCTAATGCACGTGTTCCATGATGACCTGATCCCAGCCTACTACACCATGAAACAGTATTCAGACTTAGATGACGAGGCGCGTTTGGTTTTTATGGAGGGCTGGGGTGAAGGCCCACACTTTGACCTCTACCGACTCCTCAGCAGCAAGCAGCCACTGCTCAAAGAACAGCTCAGAAACTTTGGCAAGCTCATGTGTTTTACCAAATCCTACGTTGGCTTGTCCAAGATGACCACCTGGTACCAGTACGGATTTGTTCAACCGCAGGGGCCCAAAGCCAACATGCTGGTCTCAGGAAATGAGATCCGGCAGTTCGCCAGGGCTCTGATGGAGAAAATGAACATCACAAAGgcggaggaggtggagaaggatggagggagtAGCGAGGatgagaaaaaggaggaatacgTTGTTGTGTTTAGTCGCTCGACAACAAGGCTGATACTGAATGAAGCGGAGCTAATCATGACGCTGGCCCAGGAGTACCAGATGCGAGTGGTCACAGTAAACCTAGAGGACCAGACTCTCCCCAGTATCGTCCAGGTGATCAGCGGTGCTTCCATGTTAGTCAGCATGCACGGAGCTCAGCTCATCACCTCGCTCTTCCTCCCCAGAGGAGCTGTCGTGGTGGAGCTGTTCCCCTTCGCTGTGAACCCAGAGCAGTACACCCCATATAAAACCCTAGCCACCCTTCCGGGCATGGACCTCCACTACGTCTCCTGGAGGAACACCAAGGAGGAGAACACCATCACCCACCCAGACCGACCCTGGGAACAAGGGGGCATCGTTCACTTGGAGAAGGAGGAGCAAGAGCGAATACTGGCGAGCAAAGACGTCCCCAGGCACCTGTGCTGCCGCAACCCAGAGTGGCTCTTCCGGATCTATCAGGACACTTTGGTGGACATCCCTTCCTTCCTGGAAGTCCTTAAAGAGGGCATGAAGACAAAGCCCAGCGTGAAGAAGTCAAAGCCGGCCAGCACAGTCCACCCGGGCCGGGTCAGGGAGCCCCAGTGTCAGACCTCGGTACAAACCACCAATGAGGCTAAACTCACAGTGTCCTGGCAGATCCCGTGGAACCTCAAATACCTGAAGGTGAGAGAGGTGAAGTACGAGGTGTGGATCCAGGAGCAGGGAGAGAACACCTACATGCCTTATATCCTTCCCCAGCAGAACTACACCTTCTCAGAGAACATTAAGCCCTTCACCACTTACCTGGTGTGGGTCAGGTGTATCTTCAACAAGAACCTCCTGGGCCCCTTCGCAGATGTTCTCACGTGCAGGACCTAGTACCAGTTTGTCGCTGTGGCGTTTTACGCAAAGGTTGAGTCATCCAGACAATCAAATTGGAACAATGATTACAGTTTGTCCAGTATTGGCAAATGTGATATCTCTACAATCCGAGAACAGGCCGCTGAACTCTTGCACAGTCATGTTTCCGTGACCGGCACAGACAACATGGAGACTTCTGGAAGAACTGCAAAAAGACTTGAACCACAGGGTCAGAACTCAACAGCCCTTAATGAATGGAAAGTATATTTCCTATACctatgaaagaaagaaagaaagtgctAAACCACGTCTCTAGTGAAAATACCAGAATTCAAATCAGCAGATTTATTTATGtgcaaataatatatatatatataaaacatgtttttttagtaTTAGTCAAAACACTGGTTCTTTACCTTTTACAGTATGCAATATAGCTTTTCTGTGGAGAGCGAGAAAGATTTTAGAATAGCaagatttttaatgttttctgactTGTCCAGtgtctactgtgtgtgtgtatgtgtgtgtgcgcgtgtgatGCCTGTGTGGCTTAATTGATCTACCAGTTGTTTAATTACATACACCGTTATTTGCAGAACCTAGCCAAAACCAAAGCAACATTTCCCATCATTCATGCCATATTAATTTTCTCATGTTCTCTCATATTTGCTAAGATTTATACCGTTTTAAACCTCATCTCTAAAGACATTGTGTACAAGAAGTGTTAAGTGAGAGTTTTCATGAACGTTTTTTGATCCTGAAAGCAAAGAGATGTGTAATTTCATCTTCTGGAGCATTTTTGTGATGAAAGACGTTGCTCTTTAACAGCACTGTCTTTAAGTTGTTCCTTTACgtgttataaatatatatatataattacacAAGTGTTCCCACAGAGCCCAGCCACAAATAATTTACATTCATTTTCCTGCatgaataaattatttttttctctaattGGCACTAATTGCAActgtaataattataatttctGTGGAGAGTGAATCCATTACGCCAGGCTTTAATTAGTGTAGCAGCAGTTTGCTGCTGGACAGTCGGATTTTACGGCATTTTCATTAAGATAACAAGGTATGTTGCTGCTTGGGATTCCACTGCCTTGtgttaattaaaatgtaattccCCAGCCATGTGCGTCTGTACTTTCCTCAAAGGTTTTGTAGCTGTTAAGAATAATGTTGAATTTTAGATTGGAACAACAGACATCCAAATTTGGCTGTTGGAGTTGTTTTTTCATGTTTCCAATGAAGTGCTGCTTGTTGGTAGCTAGACTGCAAACatatgttgattttgtttttagacACTTGAATTGGAGGTGTTAGTATGTGTTAGTAGAGCTGTAGCAAGAGATGGTTTATAGAATGGCATGGAATGGAAAGTTAAAACACTGCCACCAACACATTGTGTGATATTGTGCCATTGTTACGACCGtgtcatgtatttttttcttgtacttTATGAGCAGcgtgttctcactcccaactcatcagcTTGGTCAGTTGCTCTACGTGTCAAACTATGTGCAAGGCTGcctctagtggccgtagtaattatggcGGGAATAAAcgaggaagtcaggtgatgtaGTATTAAGAGCCACAAAGTGAAAAGTCTCCCTCCGACATCTTTTCGTAACCCTAACAGTAGCTAATGTGTGTCAGATAGTCCTACTAGGACAAAGTCAGCGTAGGGAGGAgtggatggacgggtcaaacaaacacaggacttttacccGTGAgtccgctgttcatgtcccatgtgaaaccaagtcaacgttgacttattttagtCTACGTATGTAAGTAAGTTAACTAACGCaacttaagttacgtaacaaacatacttattttaacccaaaccgtaatattttcccaaacctaaaatggttttgtttgaattcGGACTTCGAATTCGAAAAATTGTTTGAATCTGACTACCCTGCATGTTGAAAAAGTGACGCTAAAGGGGTACCCAATGCATTTACAGGTGACGCTAAAGGGGTACCCAGTGCATTAAAAAGTAACGCTATAGGGGTAACCAGTGCATTAAAAAGTTACGCTATAAGGGGATCCAAGTGCATTTAAAAGTGATGCTAAAGGGGTACCCAGTGCATtaaaaagtgacgccaaggggtacATATAAAGTGACGCTAAAGGGGTACCCAGTGCATTAAAAAGTGATGCTAAAGAGGTACCCAATGCATTAAAACATGACGCTAAAGGGGTACCCAGTGAAGGGGTACCCAGTGCATTAagaagtgacgccaaggggtcctgaccaagcgtccgtatgtgacgagttgggagtgagaatgtgaaGCTATGACCAATCCTCTTTGTAATGTTTGACTGCTGGCCACTATGAAGATCATTTCCTTTACCTGAGACCTTAAATCCTTTGTTTTCAATTTCCCTGTCTTTTTTCTAAAGTTCTCAGATGCAGTTCTGTTTGCCGATGCATGTTTAAGAGATTATTTTGAAGCCATCGTTGTGTGCGCAGGATGTGATGGATTAGATGTGTATGTGTTCGTATTGTTAGTTAGACTTGTGTGTGCCCCCGTCCCACCTCAGTGGAGACATCCTACTGTACTAAGTGAAATGAGAGAGTACAAGTCTCTGTTTTCTACATTAGCATAATAGTTGGAGTTTCTTTTTATGTGACTGTGATTGAATAAAGAAGCTTATTTCTTACAGTATCTGTTTTGCTTCAACAGTTTCTGTCAACAATACACTTTTAACAATGCTTAACCCAAGATCATATATTGATCAATAAGAGGGCTAAATGAGAAAATAGATGAGTTGCTCTCATACCTTTTATCTTCCCACCAAATGTTTCAGTTGGAAGAAAGAACAATTTGTGCTAATTTGAActcctttatatcctgttggcgaatttaatctacagcaatgttCTATGAGGTCATCATATGTTTTTAGCgttgctgtcctgtgagaaccacatATCTCTAAAAAGTCCACTTTTCATGATGTCAGAGAAAcagcctgttttcagctttgtgacgatgcattacacagcataaaggaacacttccatccttcagtttatcacaaacattcaacatcaacacatctggaattacgtggttttcactggacaagtggatgaaaaactgtaaactggattttgttctttaaatTCTTGAAATCATACATCGGCAAGTATGAAATTACTTTCCTTTACTGCTTTACTATCCCGACAACAGAACGGACCAAAGAAAGGACATAGATTCCTTTATTTACGGCGCTGTGCTGCGCTACATTGTcaataaagacataaaaaaataaacatttacgGCAGTACTCGTCGTGAAACAAGCTTATTTGCATCAAATTTGCATATGCATCAGGGGGtgggggctgcacggtggtgcagtggttagcactgtcgaatccgtgtggagtttgcatgttctccccgtgttagcgtgggttttctccgggtacccCGGATCCGATTAGggtcattgttgactctaaattgcccgtaggtgtgaatgcgAGTGTGAACGGTTGTCTGTCTCCatgtgtcagtcctgtgataggctggcgacctgtccagggcgCCTctgcgacccctaacgggataagcagttgcagatgatggatggataggtGGATCAGGGGGCGGTGCTGGTGTGACAGTCTGACAGTGGCCCGCCGATAGGAAACAATATATGGCGGAGGAACATGAGCGGCACACACCAATCCAGGGACCGGCTTATGCCTCTGAACCACAGTGGCACACCATCACCCACTTTTCGATCTCGGCGTCGCtcctgacacgctatcctctatTGGACAGGCAagtctattacacactttggcgtgatatcaGGTTGATTTATATTAAGGCACAACATTTTGTCACAGAGCACATTGCCCAGAGAACAGGTTAAGAAGTAATCACAGCAGCAGAGTGAGCCACGGGGTCTCCAGGATGAAGGCCCCCTATACCTCCTCTCTTCAGTTCCCATAGTGCTCTCTGTTCCCAGGGCTATTTTCTGCCAGCTTAACCACAGAGACGAGATGCTGCCTGACAGGTGCAGATGGGCAGCACTACGCTAAGTGATGTTGGTGGCTTTCCctggagtgagaggagagggagcCCACAGCAGCCACTGAGAGatggactgtgtatgtgtgtgataaGGGGCATAAAATAGCCACATATTGCACACGGTGGGTTAAGAGGTTAAATCGATCTCTGACATTAAACATGGTGAGCAGTGGGAGGATGATCTGGGCTTCAAATGAACTGCAGACCTAACAAGAATAATGTCGTGTTTTCACGAGCCTCGGGGAAGAAAGAGCTCCTCATTTCCTTTGCAGGAGTTGAATATTTGAACAACTCCCCAGAGTAGATTTATCATCATTACATGAAatcacccccccccaccctccatcAGTGTTTTATTAGCTTTGGTATTAACACAGAGGAGCCGTGACAGGCTGTGAAttctttggtgttttttttttgtattttttcacgGACAGAAACACAAATGGAAAAgtacagtaataatatatagttttttttgcaaaagaTTCAAACAGTGCACATTGTGGAGAACAGCTACGTGTCATCAAAGGGATCATATTTTAATGTACAACATATGTGTGTAATTCACAAAGACACATTTAATCCCCAGGGGTCGTGGGAAGATTTCTTTGTTGTTTCCATTCTTTGATTGTCGGTACATCTTCTGAGTAAGGTTTCTCCTTTCAGTCTCCTGTTCAGATTTACATTTGAGAAGGCAAAGAACTGAATCACTGAATCAAATCACTTTTTATCTTGTATTTATGGAGCTTGAGTGGATTCTAACATCAGACATCTGACCCTGCAGGCTTCCTGCGGGCCACTAGCAGAtaaacagagaaacaaacagagaaaaacactttATGGAAACAAGTGACACGTGTTTAGCTCCAAATAGCTTTTGTTGTGATTGTGGAATATTGACGCTCCTTCTTTCTGTTTAAAGAGACGAGTGTAACGATACCAAAGATTTAAAGCCACACCAAGCACGGATTCTCGTCCGAAAAATTCGCAGggaaatttataaaaactgattttgtgggttcttatgaatgtTGTCACACCCCGGCAGAACATTcgtgtgggggaaaaaaatattcagaCATCTCTTCGTTGCACGGAGGGTGTGTATTTTCAGAGCAGTGAGCGTTTGTTTTCGGGGTAACGGACTGTCGGATAAATGGGCTTTTTTCGGTTTAGTGGGCCATTTTTCGGATTTGTGGTGTTTGGGCCGTCCCTTTCTGAACAGCCAATAATGTCCAACAAACATTACAACCTCAGCAACCAAATAACAGAGAAAATATGGCTTGAAATCAGCCAACAGCTGAAAACAAAAATGGAACAGATAATTTGCATTGGAACTGGTGTCATGTGGAAAATTCACACGCAGATTTTCTGTATTCCTGCACGACATTTTTGTAGCCCTAAGGCAATTTGTTCTGCCCCTGAGTGCCATTGTGGCTGATTTCCTTATTTACTATCAGTTTCCTGTTTTTTCTGCtcagaataaatatgttttggttaatatttacatgttcagttcaaaaTACACATACAGGATGTTGTCACTTTAAATAGGTTGGTTGCAGTGTACTTGGTGAGCATGTGGTTTATTTAGAGTACAACCTATGGGTTTAATTTTATTACATGTAATTGGTTGTTTATGTGTCTTGTCACTTTACCTGGTTGTGATTGGCTGTGTGGCGGGACTAGCGAGGAGCGGGTGGTcgagagagaagtgagggagCGGCGGGAAGGAGTAGCTGGAGAGAAGTGAGTGGAACGAAAAGAAGACTGAGAGACGGAGTTATTAGAGATTTAAGGTGTAAAGTGTGTTTGTAAGTTATAGTGCTGTAGAAACTAGAGCATAGCCAGTGAAACGCTGTATGTATACATTGCGAGTAGTTAAGTGACTATCAACGCTGTAGCTGATATCGCGCCGTTAGCCTTTCCAGCTAACTAGCCAAGCTAACTACCGCTGAAGGACACTCTGGACTGCCCAGATAGCGCTGCAGGTGACCTGGATAAAGCCTGGTAGCTCCTCTGGCAACGCGGGAGAAAGAAGATTTCACCCGCCTGCCACGGTCAGCTATCAGCCTTTCCAGCTTTTTGTGACACAAACTCTGCTACGCTAACGTGAGTACTCAGCTCTTATTGTTTTGGCTCGTTAGAGCAGCTGTTTTTGGCCACCACGTTCCCAAGCATCGACCAGGCCTGCAACGGGTTTGTTTTCATTAATAGTCCTTTGCTGTTTGccggcttgtgtgtgtgtgtgtgtgtgtgtgtgtgtgagagtgtgtgagtgtgtgtgtgtgtgtgtgtgtgtgagtgtgtgtgtgtgtgtgagtgtgtgtgtgtgtgtgagtgtgtgggccCACCAGGGTATTTTTGGTGAAGTAAAAGAAACCATAAGAGTTCATTGCACATCCTTTGTTACTGCTTTATTTTATCTCTGTGAAAGGTCAAAGTACTATTTTCGTGGTATACTATTATTGAGAATATTGTGaaccttatttattttatatatatttttgatattatttCCTTTTTAGTTAATAAATTGAGTAAATTGTTGGGGACATAGTTGTTCTATGATTTTTATTAGGAATaaatataaccacagtgcagtCACATATAAGAAATAgggaggaaataaataagggtttAACTAAAGCCGATCTGGGAATTAAGTTTACGAACACAGGGCGCTACCTATATGAAAAGGTGCAGAAAGCGTTACATtttcaacccggtctcactcccaactcgtcaaacgcCCCAcagcatcggaaaccgacacacggaggcaccctttagcgacagttTGTGACGAACCAGGCTTTTTAACTAACTCCAAACTAACCCACCCGCggcggtcggagcaagtgatgtagtattaatagcgtgaaaAGTCTGCTGAAGGTGGACGGGAGGGGTGgtgaatgggtcaaacaaacacaagactgtcaaccaggagaccgctgttgtcccctgtgaaactaaaagtaacattgacttatttagtTTCGTACGCcgttagtcatgtgactcgtcggtatcgtcagtgaAAGTGACTTGTTAACGTATACCCCGTCAGTCACGTAAGTCATTAGTCACGTAAGTCGAGTCAGTcagttaacgtcaaccatgaccgttttcctaaccctaactacatgtttgtgttgcctaaacctaacttcctgtgaaaacggaagtttattttgaaaggacactatgcatgtaaagagCGTGTCATGCACATAGCCCTGGTTAGCTCATGGCCGCCGCCCTGCACCGCTCTCATACGACGGTTACAGCTGTTACGGCTTGTTCACATCACTGGTACTAATGTACACATCAGTACAAGTGGAGCCTGAACCCTTTAAGCTGGCAGCGGTGACCTACTGTATGTGGATTGAGTTTTCAGGTGGATTATTCCAGTAAGCTTTGTATTCAGATAATGCTGCCGTACCCCCACCCCATCCCCGTCACGATCCTCCAGAAGAGAGCTTGGACTCACTAATGGGTTTCTGGCTGTTCACAGAAACAAGGCGCTGCTGTGAGGAAGGGTGTAAGGTTAATCTGGACATGTTTGAAGTCAGGGCTGTGCCTCATTGACTCTCTGcgtctctccctcgctctctctatctctttcagCGCTTTGAACTGGGACTAAAGCTTTGTGGTGTCTCGCtccttatttttttctttgcccCTCTTTGATCCGTGTTAAAAGGTTAAGGTGACTGGGGGGGATTGGGCCGGGCGGGGAGTGTGTAAAGTTCATTTTGGAGATTTTCTGTCGGTGCCACTGGCTGCATAATCAAAGTTTTCACCTCGTTAGCATCGAGCACCAACACTTTCATTAGTACAGGACTATTTTTTAATGTATCACACAGATGGAACCCTTAATGAAGAAGTCCTACACCGACATTTATCAcatggcatgaccattttcacaggggtcccttgacctctgacctcaagatatgtgaatgaaaatggattctatgggattctaaaatgatgtgtttgaatatttctgcatactggggtccctaaacagtcttgaattacataaattgtgtatcactgtaaagctgtaGACgtttgtggatccaatgagcccaactgtattcatgtgtgatgatgttagtccccatagtagaaaTTTCGTaaagtgagaccattttttgaaacttgacctcactgtataaaatgacctgtggtgacctctaggataatcacagcctcatgaaactttatagccacaaactagagacctagagcattcagaggatggatggctttcctagctagattgagagtaagggggtttctgagcagtttatacaaacagaagtgctcgtcatccaatcgccgaaaaatgcaattcttgcagaaatctcaaagtttttgataccaaatcacagcatggctttttctattgtGTTCCTCGAGGtattggtgtcttaatgtggtattctggaggtattatgatcatttttatcaattctccagtggtaaaaaatggttaaatttagcaccaaaactgtgtaacaaatggtatcaatccAAAAATTGAGCACGGGGATGAcgatcatatacttctatcataatattCTAAAcctttatacacttttacaatttattaattaattaattcatgtttatttcttattcacgactagaagaacttgacacacagtgctgagcagcatctcaaattaatcttcaggttcccagctttcagatgatgtacaccacttctatgtgacat is a window encoding:
- the pomgnt2 gene encoding protein O-linked-mannose beta-1,4-N-acetylglucosaminyltransferase 2, which translates into the protein MRASVAGCRMSVGALLNGLLVSVVAALLWKYSKLNEHATLLEEELHMTRQSQELSQARIDYHVALQALQEHGTRMVCTGKMHTDRICRFDYLCYCSEAEEFVFFHSNSSVMLPNLGSRRFQPALLDLSSVEDHNTQYFNFLELPAAALKFMPKPVFVPDVTLILNRFNPDNLMHVFHDDLIPAYYTMKQYSDLDDEARLVFMEGWGEGPHFDLYRLLSSKQPLLKEQLRNFGKLMCFTKSYVGLSKMTTWYQYGFVQPQGPKANMLVSGNEIRQFARALMEKMNITKAEEVEKDGGSSEDEKKEEYVVVFSRSTTRLILNEAELIMTLAQEYQMRVVTVNLEDQTLPSIVQVISGASMLVSMHGAQLITSLFLPRGAVVVELFPFAVNPEQYTPYKTLATLPGMDLHYVSWRNTKEENTITHPDRPWEQGGIVHLEKEEQERILASKDVPRHLCCRNPEWLFRIYQDTLVDIPSFLEVLKEGMKTKPSVKKSKPASTVHPGRVREPQCQTSVQTTNEAKLTVSWQIPWNLKYLKVREVKYEVWIQEQGENTYMPYILPQQNYTFSENIKPFTTYLVWVRCIFNKNLLGPFADVLTCRT